The following coding sequences are from one Lycium ferocissimum isolate CSIRO_LF1 chromosome 3, AGI_CSIRO_Lferr_CH_V1, whole genome shotgun sequence window:
- the LOC132048996 gene encoding uncharacterized protein LOC132048996: MAGLYASPGPPLGSEGRDASSGRTCDSGPKALIRHLQGERPTRDLQGGTELDFGYLFEDFDMSPALGPAQETAEEPSQEDSYQPSQEPVDTQVLSSALVDPSPAPAPSTSPASGFAQETAEEPAHEPSKEPSRQPSQEPIDTQVHSSAPMDPSPVEIGSSTEAYISATVVSHRKHILNKPPRKGTQDDHAIKHVRIKRKKGDGDDGEGGGVRLRPKVILKAPTCGT; the protein is encoded by the exons ATGGCGGGCCTTTATGCATCTCCAGGTCCACCGTTGGGATCAGAGGGTAGGGACGCTAGCAGTGGTCGGACATGCGATTCTGGTCCAAAG GCGCTAATTCGTCATCTACAGGGTGAGCGGCCAACTCGTGATCTACAGGGTGGCACGGAGCTAGATTTCGGTTACTTATTCGAGGACTTCGACATGTCTCCGGCTCTGGGGCCCGCTCAGGAGACCGCTGAGGAGCCATCTCAGGAGGATTCTTACCAGCCATCTCAGGAGCccgtcgacacacag GTTCTTTCTTCTGCGCTTGTGGACCCGTCTCCTGCTCCAGCACCATCTACATCTCCGGCTTCGGGGTTCGCTCAGGAGACCGCTGAGGAGCCCGCTCATGAACCCTCTAAGGAGCCCTCTCGCCAGCCATCTCAGGAGCCCATCGACACAcaa gttcattcttctgcGCCTATGGACCCGTCTCCTGTTGAGATTGGCTCATCTACTGAAGCTTACATTTCGGCTACCGTCGTCTCCCATAGGAAGCATATTTTGAACAAGCCCCCAAGGAAGGGAACGCAGGATGATCATGCCATAAAGCATGTACGGATTAAGAGGAAGAAGGGGGATGGCGATGATGGTGAGGGTGGTGGGGTTCGCCTTAGGCCTAAGGTAATTCTAAAGGCTCCCACATGTGGGACCTAA